One Vairimorpha necatrix chromosome 7, complete sequence DNA segment encodes these proteins:
- a CDS encoding DNA-directed RNA polymerase III subunit RPC6 codes for MEKLLEFIKTYENGVTEEQILIMNPNLNKESLVKILNKLIKNNTLTVYKNGPKIFYKAIINASDDYESLIINLISQSGTEGLWIKDIREKTNMPQNLILKMLSQLENKRIIKSMKNMKNNRKVYVLFDVIPSDEVTGGFWFNDNDVDVECVENVSKIVYNFIDKKTRIDEENAMNKYSNNPSLLEITEFINTLNFLNSKVKETELRTLLFTLVYDNKIEALNDQGTERFRVLK; via the coding sequence ATGGAAAAGCTTCTCGAATtcataaaaacatatgaAAATGGTGTAACAGAAGAACAAATCTTGATTATGAACCCAAATCTAAACAAAGAGTctttagtaaaaattttaaataaattaataaaaaataatacttTAACGGTCTATAAAAACGGACccaagattttttataaagcgATAATAAATGCTTCTGATGATTACGAAagtttaattataaatttgataagtCAAAGTGGCACAGAAGGCTTGTGGATTAAAGACATTAGagaaaaaactaatatgcctcaaaatttaatattaaaaatgttgAGTCAGTTAGAAAACAAGCGAATAATTAAAAGCATGAAGAATATGAAGAATAATCGTAAAGTTTATGTACTTTTTGATGTAATTCCTTCTGATGAAGTTACAGGCGGCTTTTGGTTTAATGACAATGACGTGGACGTTGAGTGCGTGGAAAATGTCagtaaaattgtttataattttattgataagAAGACGCGTATTGATGAAGAGAATGCTAtgaataaatattctaataATCCAtctttattagaaattacAGAGTTTATTAATAcgttgaattttttaaatagtaAAGTTAAGGAGACTGAACTCCGTACACTTTTGTTTACTTTAGtttatgataataaaatagaagCTTTGAATGATCAAGGAACAGAGAGATTTAGAGTCCTTaagtaa
- a CDS encoding T-complex protein 1 subunit gamma (CCT3), giving the protein MQNQMPRKLYILVPDKPSQIQQESASASAMISSVIKTCLGPKAMQKMVITKINSIEITNDGNSILREIDVSHPSARSIIELARTQDEEIGDGTTSVVILASEILQVMSNVLNTEIKETGKFPHPIKVCGYLNNVNKIAMEVVENLSLNLQDTEESIKAIVRSSVETKICNILKVPIDNMAYDVVKKITENGICDLKNNIKVEKILGGNMIQSGILDGIILNKDIIHPQMRKRIENPRIIILDTPLEYKKGESQTNYEFKNKEDFTKALEMEEKQIRTMCSYILNVKPDIVVCEKSICDLAMSILYQNNVTAIRRIKKTESVRLSKATGASIVNRIEDLEDKHVGEKCKLFEYLKCGEEYYSQFGQCVQPKACSVIIRGPTKDIMNELERNFWDAAKVAKNLIVSPKLVPGGGCLEMNICKKLGEIESKDPLEKSIYKKVCEALKVIPTVLLINSGVFNPLMKIELLEKEINKNSYNGINGVNGEIEDMRNVILEPMAVKKQIYASAFQAVLQLLRVDGIMESKR; this is encoded by the coding sequence ATGCAAAATCAAATGCcaagaaaattatacatTCTTGTTCCTGATAAACCAAGTCAAATCCAACAAGAAAGCGCAAGTGCCTCCGCTATGATTTCTTCGGTGATCAAAACTTGTCTTGGACCAAAAGCAATGCAAAAAATGgtaattacaaaaattaacaGTATAGAAATTACTAATGATGGGAACAGTATCTTAAGAGAAATTGATGTCTCTCATCCTTCTGCCCGTTCGATTATCGAACTGGCTCGTACTCAAGACGAGGAAATAGGCGATGGTACCACATCAGTCGTAATATTAGCATCAGAAATATTACAAGTCATGTCTAATGTACTAAATAcagaaataaaagaaacagGCAAATTTCCGCATCCTATAAAAGTCTGTGGTTATCTTAATAATGTCAATAAAATCGCAATGGAAGTAgtagaaaatttatctttaaatttacaagATACAGAAGAAAGCATTAAGGCGATCGTAAGATCGAGTGTAGAGACGAAGATCTGCAATATTTTGAAAGTTCCAATTGACAATATGGCTTATGACGtagtcaaaaaaataacggAAAATGGAATCTGCGacttaaaaaacaatataaaagtagaaaaaattttaggaGGAAATATGATACAAAGCGGCATACTTGATggtataattttaaacaaagaCATAATTCATCCACAAATGAGAAAAAGAATAGAAAATCCAAGAATAATAATCTTAGATACGCCActtgaatataaaaaaggcGAAAGTCAAACTAATTACgagtttaaaaataaagaagattttaCTAAAGCACTAGAAATGGAAGAAAAACAGATCAGAACCATGTgttcttatattttaaatgttaaACCTGACATTGTAGTCTGCGAGAAAAGCATTTGTGATTTGGCTATGTCAATTTTGTATCAAAATAATGTCACTGCAATTCgtagaattaaaaaaactgaATCAGTTCGATTATCAAAAGCAACAGGCGCTTCTATTGTCAACAGGATCGAAGATCTAGAAGACAAACACGTAGGAGAAAAGTGTAAactttttgaatatttaaaatgtgGCGAAGAATATTATTCGCAATTTGGTCAATGTGTCCAACCTAAAGCGTGCAGTGTTATAATTCGTGGACCTACTAAAGACATCATGAACGAATTAGAAAGAAATTTCTGGGACGCAGCAAAAGTAGCCAAAAATTTGATCGTGAGCCCAAAACTTGTCCCGGGTGGCGGATGTTTAGAAATGaacatttgtaaaaaattaggcGAAATTGAATCAAAAGATCCACTggaaaaaagtatttataaaaaagtgtGTGAAGCTTTAAAAGTTATACCAACAGTCCTGTTGATAAATAGCGGCGTGTTTAATCCATTGATGAAAATTGAGTTACTTgagaaagaaataaataaaaattcttataatGGAATTAATGGGGTAAATGGGGAGATTGAAGATATGAGGAATGTGATACTTGAACCTATGGCagttaaaaaacaaatttatgcTTCTGCTTTTCAAGCAGTGTTACAGTTGCTTAGAGTTGACGGGATTATGGAAagtaaaagataa
- a CDS encoding eukaryotic translation initiation factor 3 subunit I (EIF3I) produces the protein MSSECKMSSESSNGRQIKVKCHERPITDLKFNKDGDLIFTSSKDSTCNVLYTDGTPLGSFSGHDGSIFSFSLSDNSQFLLTGSADQSVVQWDIEKGLKINQEQIKSVIKATDNFKNENLFIIGCDGSMGKDKCILLYDCRSKESNKLISLDTNPTGILIDYSQNNVLISNDDGSICQLDLRNNLIINKAQVHTSKITKIKPSACRTFLVSSSIDSQAKIVDMANLNTIKTFVCEEPINCSVIFGTNDKIICVGGINARDVTQSKGKNKFDTKFFDVVTTEQIGFYTTHYGTINCVDVNTDGTMYCSGGETGLLSVVNFGEDFYNSGFTNFNKF, from the coding sequence ATGTCAAGTGAATGCAAAATGTCAAGTGAGTCGTCAAATGGCCGCCAGATTAAAGTCAAATGCCATGAAAGACCAATTACTGatcttaaatttaataaagacgGAGATTTGATTTTTACATCTTCCAAAGATTCCACTTGTAATGTTCTTTACACTGATGGCACACCTCTTGGCTCTTTTTCTGGGCACGACGGCTCaattttttccttttcGCTGAGCGACAATTCGCAATTTCTGCTGACTGGCAGTGCAGACCAGTCGGTCGTCCAATGGGACATAGAAAAAGGACTCAAAATAAACCaagaacaaataaaaagtgtAATAAAGGCCACAGATAACTTCAAAAAcgagaatttatttattatcgGCTGTGATGGATCAATGGGCAAAGATAAATGCATTTTACTGTATGACTGTAGAAGTAAAGAAAGCAATAAACTAATAAGCTTAGATACAAATCCTACAGGAATATTAATAGATTATTCAcaaaataatgttttaatatcaaatgATGACGGGTCAATTTGTCAACTTGAtcttagaaataatttgataattaaTAAAGCACAAGTTCATACAAGTAAGATTACGAAAATTAAGCCAAGTGCGTGTAGAACATTTTTAGTAAGTTCGTCAATAGACTCACAGGCTAAAATAGTGGACATGGCAAATTTGAACACAATAAAGACTTTTGTGTGTGAAGAGCCAATAAACTGCTCAGTGATATTCGGGAcaaatgataaaataatttgcgTAGGTGGAATAAACGCGAGAGATGTGACACAAAGtaaaggaaaaaataaatttgacaCTAAATTCTTTGATGTGGTCACTACTGAGCAAATTGGATTTTATACTACGCATTATGGAACTATAAACTGTGTAGATGTTAATACAGACGGGACAATGTATTGCTCCGGGGGAGAAACGGGTTTATTGTCAGTGGTTAATTTTGgagaagatttttataattctggatttactaattttaataaattttaa